One genomic window of Branchiostoma lanceolatum isolate klBraLanc5 chromosome 5, klBraLanc5.hap2, whole genome shotgun sequence includes the following:
- the LOC136434308 gene encoding peptidyl-prolyl cis-trans isomerase-like 1, giving the protein MSDPGIPPPSWQPPNVTLETSMGTIVVELYWLHAPRTCCNFAELARRGYYSGVKFHRIIKGFMIQGGDPTATGRGGASIYGAQFEDEITSDLKHTGAGILSMANSGPNSNGSQFFITIAPTQWLDGKHTIFGRVCQGMGVVKKVGMVETGNNDRPVDDIKIVKAYPSQ; this is encoded by the exons ATGTCGGATCCCGGAATCCCCCCGCCCTCCTGGCAGCCTCCGAACGTCACCTTAGAGACCAG CATGGGTACCATAGTGGTGGAGCTGTACTGGCTCCACGCGCCCAGAACCTGCTGCAACTTCGCGGAGCTGGCGCGGAGGGGGTACTACAGCGGTGTCAAGTTTCACCGGATCATCAAGGGCTTCATGATCCAGGGGGGAGACCCCACAGCAACAG GTCGCGGCGGTGCGTCGATCTACGGAGCTCAGTTTGAGGATGAGATAACCTCCGACCTGAAGCACACGGGCGCGGGAATCCTGTCCATGGCGAACAGCGGCCCGAACTCGAACGGCTCGCAGTTCTTCATCACGATCGCGCCCACCCAGTGGCTCGACGGCAAACACACCATATTTGGGCGGGTGTGCCAGGGCATGGGCGTGGTGAAAAAGGTCGGAATGGTCGAAACGGGAAACAACGATCGGCCAGTGGACGATATCAAAATAGTTAAAGCTTACCCCTCACAATGA
- the LOC136434307 gene encoding PRA1 family protein 3-like yields MELSRNVALPPVRPLADFVGSEARFAVPDYKDPVRWNNRIVNNLLYYQTNYIAVATGIFILAGLMNPLAMLVGTMLVTVVFAAFIALTENQRQLQRFKKDHPTVCVAGLLAACYFIMRTFQLLLVFVFGITLPLLVVLVHASMRMRNLKNKLSNKVESIGIKRTPMGILLEALGQEQEAGS; encoded by the exons atggAGCTGTCGCGGAACGTGGCCCTCCCACCGGTGCGCCCCCTGGCGGACTTCGTTGGCTCGGAGGCGCGGTTCGCGGTGCCGGATTACAAGGACCCCGTCCGCTGGAACAACCGCATCGTGAACAACCTGCTGTACTACCAGACCAACTACATCGCCGTGGCAACCGGCATCTTCATCCTCGCAGG GCTGATGAACCCCCTGGCGATGCTGGTCGGCACGATGCTGGTTACCGTGGTGTTCGCGGCGTTCATCGCGCTGACTGAGAACCAGCGGCAGCTGCAGCGGTTCAAGAAGGACCACCCGACGGTCTGCGTGGCCGGCCTGCTCGCCGCCTGCTACTTCATCATGCGCACCTTCCAGCTGCTGCTCGTCTTCGTCTTCGGCATCACCCTGCCTCTGCTAG TTGTCCTTGTGCACGCCTCTATGCGGATGCGAAACCTGAAGAACAAGCTGAGTAACAAGGTGGAGTCGATCGGCATCAAGCGCACGCCGATGGGCATCCTGCTGGAGGCGCTGGGGCAGGAACAGGAGGCGGGGTCCTGA
- the LOC136434306 gene encoding phosducin-like protein, translated as MTTLDDKLLGLKTQYYASSSEDEPSDDEGACSDKDMDQTGQAPVPGTAPEYCQDPNAWQGQATNTGPKGVLEDWRRFKQLETERRAEQQAEKVALVKKLAFTCRSELNDAEKTEGQEEEDVELDEDFLRWYREQRLREMQQKASSLPTFGNVLDLTRSQYVDAIDTENKHVLIIIHIFEQFVPGCDAVNGCFQCLAQDHPRVKFCRIQSSEADVSQTFTSKGLPAILAYRGGQLVANFLRITDQLGDDFFAGDLESFLVEHGLLQSKADVPTALQQSHSQDDDSDFDVD; from the exons ATGACGACCTTGGATGACAAGCTGCTGGGCCTGAAGACGCAGTACTACGCCAGCAGCAGCGAGGACGAGCCGTCCGATGATGAGGGTGCCTGCAGCGATAAGGACATGGACCAGACGGGACAGGCACCTGTACCGGGGACAGCCCCGGAGTACTGCCAGGACCCCAACGCCTGGCAGGGACAGGCCACGAAC ACGGGGCCGAAGGGGGTTCTGGAGGACTGGCGTCGGTTCAAGCAGCTGGAGACGGAGCGCCGGGCCGAGCAGCAGGCCGAGAAGGTCGCTCTGGTCAAGAAACTCGCCTTCACCTGCCGGAGTGAG CTGAATGATGCTGAGAAGACGGagggacaggaggaggaggatgttgAGCTTGACGAGGATTTCCTCCGATGGTACCGAGAGCAGCGTCTGCGGGAGATGCAGCAGAAAGCCTCCAGTTT ACCGACGTTTGGAAATGTTCTGGACCTGACGAGAAGCCAGTATGTCGATGCTATCGACACGGAGAACAAACATGTCTTAATCATCATCCACATCTTTGAACAG TTTGTGCCAGGATGCGACGCTGTCAACGGCTGCTTCCAGTGCCTGGCTCAGGACCATCCTCGG GTGAAGTTCTGCCGGATACAGTCGTCGGAGGCGGACGTCAGTCAGACATTT ACATCGAAAGGCCTGCCGGCGATCCTAGCGTACCGAGGCGGGCAGCTGGTCGCAAACTTCCTGCGAATCACCGACCAGCTGGGGGACGACTTCTTCGCGGGAGACCTGGAGTCCTTCTTGGTCGA ACATGGCCTGCTGCAGTCCAAAGCAGACGTGCCGACCGCCCTGCAGCAGTCCCACAGTCAGGACGACGACAGCGACTTTGACGTCGACTAG
- the LOC136434449 gene encoding uncharacterized protein: protein MVGTSVTLPVLAVLVGIVLPTAAAATTSSPWLPWTTSPPADKPCGEFPWSAANITVDCDYSYYRSSRLYDYSNGTYYSGPFRGRCAVSCSDGMPVIGPPVTSYSGPDSHYYCHVDSSTWLGTEPRCEDKPCGEFPWSTANVTVDCDYSYYRSYGLSDYSTGTWYSGPFSARCAVSCSNGMPVIGPPVTSHNGPHNHYYCRVGSSAWIGTEPRCEDRPCGEFPWSPNNATVDCDYSYYSSRSYMDGMSNQAWFNTRLYGGLRGRCEVRCAPPLVTTGAPLLDPDGGGYFYCHAQTATWLGQEPQCQDRPCGPFPWQPTDATIDCDYGYTGNRSYRDYQTGTRFYPGGRCSVICSNNLTVMGAPYLSPDGGNYYYCHPGASTWLGIAPSCQEKPCGDFPWNNPDVTVDCDYDDGGIWNIWNNVLYYRGRCRVSCVNAELLVGPPVHHSTYYSCSISNASWTGTEPVCIGGFDSSSVAESEANRVRLVGGEFYGCVELYDDVTQQWGPVVGFSLNVYNPAYESRMAWADLVCRDVGFIGGLATNAFPTGGTSITPISEQFYTSYSRPNDTGPNFFLNTSSPVSAGGVQHLSDTVRRVVRGDCTDRSDCDYYLMCLACQKDKKVQGDLSCNSTAMSVSFRRDDLGRHVESSMHLRDPACTAVFNATHATFSTALDECGTTAAENGTTSKIVYTNDVFASLLQSSPDGADVITRTTEDRWTFNCHYVRDDSVAVGALFPVPPPSVVVLHGEGTFTFSMNLYRSDGFSRPYAQSDFPVEVVVNDDVYFGISVEAAVSGLVLFVDNCKATPSSTPGDSIEYYIIQNGCDQDDTLQEFPIASATSAHYGISAFKFTNESLPFVYLHCDVMVCLENTLGSRCDEGCVSARRRRRAADDGVEERATLVQGPIVLVSYETPDACSESCDLHASCSPSAGRCVCEPGWVGDGVHCQDFDECTIVSCDVHQRCVNTPGSHVCECMPGYMEVDGSCQAVHAYHSTYRLLARSFNAALEDAGSREYIDLDAEVTSTLESLYRRTSLAGDFLRVIILAFRPGSVLVDHVINIRATADFSPAMTSEEVRVLVEDANGTELGIDVDQIVITDYDECSDPEKTDCSPHAACLNTDGSFSCSCIMGYQDKSPDVASRPGRVCEPEGVSDSWVPAAAGAAAAAAVVIIAIATAKLLWRSKRKNRVKDVEGHDNMAFAQAATGPAQPASSAPYRNGESSF from the exons ATGGTGGGAACGTCTGTAACGCTGCCAGTGCTCGCGGTGCTTGTCGGGATCGTCCTGCCGACTGCAG CTGCAGCAACCACCTCTTCGCCGTGGTTGCCATGGACaaccagccctcccgcgg ACAAGCCGTGTGGCGAGTTCCCGTGGAGCGCGGCTAACATCACAGTGGACTGTGACTACAGCTACTACAGGTCCAGCAGACTCTACGACTACAGCAACGGCACATATTACAGCGGTCCTTTCAGAGGGCGCTGTGCGGTCAGCTGCTCCGATGGCATGCCGGTGATAGGCCCGCCCGTTACTTCCTACTCCGGGCCTGACAGCCACTACTACTGCCATGTAGACTCGTCAACATGGCTCGGAACCGAACCTCGGTGCGAAG ACAAGCCGTGTGGCGAGTTCCCGTGGAGCACCGCTAACGTCACAGTGGACTGTGACTACAGCTACTACAGGTCCTACGGCCTCAGCGACTACAGCACCGGCACTTGGTACAGCGGTCCTTTCAGCGCGCGCTGTGCGGTCAGCTGCTCCAATGGCATGCCGGTGATAGGCCCGCCGGTAACTTCCCACAACGGGCCTCACAACCACTACTACTGCCGTGTAGGCTCGTCAGCATGGATAGGAACCGAACCTCGGTGCGAAG ACAGGCCGTGTGGAGAGTTCCCGTGGAGCCCAAACAACGCCACAGTGGACTGTGACTACAGCTACTATAGCTCAAGGTCCTACATGGACGGCATGTCCAAccaagcttggttcaacacacGTCTGTACGGGGGCCTGAGGGGCCGCTGTGAGGTCCGGTGCGCGCCGCCGTTAGTCACGACAGGGGCGCCGCTTCTTGACCCTGACGGAGGCGGCTACTTCTACTGCCACGCACAGACCGCAACCTGGCTGGGGCAGGAGCCGCAATGCCAGG ACAGACCGTGcggaccgtttccatggcagccGACCGACGCCACAATCGACTGTGACTACGGCTACACCGGCAACAGAAGCTACCGCGACTACCAGACTGGGACGAGGTTCTACCCGGGAGGTCGCTGCTCCGTCATCTGTTCTAACAATCTGACGGTAATGGGGGCGCCTTATCTTTCTCCTGACGGAGGAAACTACTACTACTGCCATCCTGGGGCCTCAACGTGGTTAGGCATAGCGCCGTCTTGCCAAG AGAAGCCGTGTGGAGATTTCCCGTGGAACAACCCTGATGTAACGGTAGACTGTGACTACGACGACGGTGGGATTTGGAACATTTGGAACAATGTGTTGTATTACCGTGGCCGGTGCCGTGTCTCCTGTGTAAATGCTGAGCTGCTAGTCGGTCCGCCGGTACATCATAGCACATATTACTCCTGCAGCATCAGCAACGCCAGCTGGACCGGTACCGAGCCCGTCTGTATCG GTGGGTTCGACAGCTCGTCAGTAGCCGAGAGCGAGGCCAACCGAGTCCGGCTGGTGGGGGGAGAGTTCTACGGCTGCGTGGAGCTGTACGATGACGTCACGCAGCAGTGGGGACCGGTCGTTGGGTTCAGCTTGAATGTATATAACCCGGCGTATGAGTCCAGGATGGCCTGGGCTGACCTCGTCTGCAGGGATGTTGGGTTTATTGGGGGTTTGGCCACAAACGCGTTCCCTACGGGAGGTACCTCGATCACACCAATATCAGAGCAATTCTACACCTCCTACTCCCGCCCTAACGACACCGGGCCGAACTTTTTCCTGAACACGAGTTCTCCTGTGTCCGCGGGAGGAGTTCAGCACCTGTCCGACACCGTGCGGAGGGTGGTCCGGGGCGACTGCACGGACCGGTCGGACTGTGATTATTACCTGATGTGTTTGGCCTGTCAGAAGGATAAAAAAG TCCAGGGCGACCTGTCCTGTAACTCCACCGCCATGTCGGTCAGCTTCCGCCGGGACGATCTAGGCCGCCATGTCGAGTCCAGCATGCACCTGCGCGACCCAGCATGCACTGCGGTTTTCAATGCAACTCACGCCACCTTCAGCACTGCCCTTGACGAATGCGGGACAACAGCGGCG GAAAACGGTACAACCAGCAAGATCGTCTACACCAATGACGTCTTCGCATCCCTGCTGCAAAGTTCCCCGGATGGAgctgacgtcatcaccaggACCACGGAGGACCGTTGGACGTTCAACTGTCATTACGTCAGAGATGACTCCGTAGCTGTCGGCGCCCTGTTTCCGGTACCGCCTCCGAG TGTGGTGGTCCTTCACGGAGAGGGGACTTTTACCTTCAGTATGAACCTGTACCGGTCAGACGGCTTCTCCCGTCCgtacgcacagtcggacttccctgtggag GTAGTGGTCAACGATGACGTGTATTTCGGCATCTCGGTGGAGGCGGCCGTCTCCGGTCTGGTCCTGTTTGTGGACAACTGCAAAGCGACGCCGTCTTCCACCCCTGGCGACTCTATAGAGTACTACATCATACAGAACGG ATGCGACCAGGACGACACTCTTCAGGAGTTCCCGATCGCCTCGGCTACTTCTGCGCACTACGGCATCTCTGCATTCAAGTTCACCAACGAATCACTG CCGTTCGTGTACCTGCACTGTGACGTCATGGTGTGTCTGGAGAACACCCTCGGCTCCAGATGTGACGAGGGTTGCGTCAGCGCGCGCAGGCGCAGACGGGCCGCAGACGACGGCGTGGAGGAACGCGCTACCCTGGTGCAAGGGCCTATCGTCCTGGTCTCATATGAAACTCCAGACG CCTGTTCTGAGAGCTGCGACCTGCATGCCTCCTGCAGCCCCTCGGCAGGGAGATGTGTGTGCGAACCTGGGTGGGTTGGAGACGGGGTCCACTGCCAGG ATTTTGACGAGTGCACGATCGTGTCCTGCGACGTTCATCAGCGCTGCGTCAACACGCCGGGAAGTCACGTGTGCGAGTGCATGCCGGGATACATGGAGGTGGACGGAAGCTGCCAGG CTGTCCATGCCTACCACTCGACTTACCGACTGTTGGCCCGAAGCTTCAACGCGGCGCTGGAGGATGCTGGGAGCCGGGAGTACATTGACCTTGACGCAGAGGTCACTAGCACG CTGGAGTCTCTGTACCGCCGGACGAGTCTGGCCGGAGACTTTCTCCGCGTCATCATCCTCGCCTTCCGGCCCGGCAGCGTCCTCGTGGATCACGTCATCAACATCCGGGCTACCGCGGACTTCTCTCCTGCGATGACGTCGGAGGAGGTCAGGGTCCTTGTGGAGGACGCCAACGGAACGGAGCTGGGCATTGACGTGGATCAGATCGTGATCACGG actaTGACGAGTGCTCTGACCCGGAGAAGACCGACTGCTCCCCGCACGCCGCCTGTCTCAACACCGACGGCTCCTTCTCCTGCAGCTGCATCATGGGATACCAGGACAAGTCCCCGGATGTAGCCTCGCGCCCGGGGAGGGTCTGTGAGCCGGAAG GTGTCTCGGACAGCTGGGTCCCGGCAGCGGCAGGtgctgcagctgcagcagctgtCGTCATCATCGCCATAGCAACCGCCAAGCTTCTGTGGCGCTCCAAACGCAAGAACCGGGTCAAAGACGTGGAAG GGCACGACAACATGGCCTTTGCGCAGGCAGCAACCGGACCGGCGCAACCTGCAAGCAGCGCCCCCTACCGGAATGGCGAAAGCAGCTTCTGA